The genomic stretch TATTGCTGATAAAGTCCTTGATAAACACATTCTTTAGGTCACGAGTTTTCTTGTTGTAAGAAGTTACATTTAGATACTTGTAGTTAATATAACCAACTGCACCCTTACTGTCAATTACCTTATAATATTTTTTTACTGTATATTGAAGCACTGGCAAGTTTAAGTGTAGCACCTTTGGAAATAGTTTTTACATTAGCTGCACTGTCAGATGCAGACTTTTTCATAGAAACTTTGCAGATGTTTTCACCTTAGTTGGGTTGGAATTAGAACTTGGATATGAATGATTAACAAACATATTAATAATATCACTATCGTTGGATAAAATACCTGTACCACAGTTATATACAAGTGTAACTAAAGCATCAAATTGTCTTTGATTAAACTTTATTCTGTTGCCAAGTAGGAAATTATTTACCTTAGTAACATAACCATCAGTTTCTACAGAATCAACTAAGTAAGCCATAGCTTCACTCTTGGTCATTCCGTTGTAGAATGAATCACCTGAATAAATAACTCTACCATAACCAACAGTTAAGCAAGGAAAACTTGTTAATGGGTCAAACATAGCATTTGAAAGTAGACCTTCATAGTTAGAAATAAAGTTAATAACGCTGTTACTTGCGTGTCTCTCTTCACAAGAAGTTTCTGTATTGCTGGTAACCTTAGTTACAAAAGCTTTACCATAACTACCAACACTTTTTGACCAAGTACCGTTGTGTTGTGAGTAGGCAACTACCTTGTACTTACCGGACTCTGTTAACTTTTTCTTGCCTTTCCAAATGTAGTTGTTACCACTTTCGGATTTTTCTGTTGCTTTTACAGTATATTTTTGCTACCGATTGTAATATCAAATTTAACTGCACTTCTGCTTTTATCTGTAATAGCAACAAATGTTACTGTACTGTTCTTTGGTGCTGAGTTAGGATTTGCATATGTAAACTTTACAGCTTCTGCACCCTTAACATCAAACAAACAACTTGCCCAACCATAAGAGGTTTTGCAGTAAACAACAGCTTTACCGGCTTTCTTAGTTGTTACCAAACCATAATTTGTAACAGTAGCTACTGAATTATCTGAACTAGACCAACTTGCACCGGATGAAGAAGAAGTTAAATAAACTGATTTACCTTTAGTGATATTATATTTTTTATTTGAAATATTCACACTATTATTCTTTGTACGAACATTTACACTACAAGACAAAGAATTTGCACCAACACTGGCTTTAACTGTTGTTGAGCCATTAGCCTTACCATACAAAATGCCTTCATCATCAACTGTTGCAACTTTAGAGTTACTTGAAGTCCACTTTACCTTTGAACTTGAAGTATTGCTATACTGAATACCGTAGTAACTGCCTTTATATACAGAGGCTGATGTACTCTTTAAAGTAAGAGGACCTTTTGTTACACCACCTGTAGATGGAGGTGTTGGTGATGTTTTTGTAGTTTTGAAATAAATGCTTATGTAAGATTTAGAAAGGTAACCTGTTGAGCCGTTGTAACTTACCTTTGACCATGAGGAATTACCGTTATCGGACATATTCATTGTTGTGCCACTTGGAACAACAGTAATTACTCCGTAGGAAGTACCTGCACCTTTTCTTAAATTTACATTATCGGTAG from Ruminococcus bovis encodes the following:
- a CDS encoding glycoside hydrolase family protein, giving the protein MWKGKKKLTESGKYKVVAYSQHNGTWSKSVGSYGKAFVTKVTSNTETSCEERHASNSVINFISNYEGLLSNAMFDPLTSFPCLTVGYGRVIYSGDSFYNGMTKSEAMAYLVDSVETDGYVTKVNNFLLGNRIKFNQRQFDALVTLVYNCGTGILSNDSDIINMFVNHSYPSSNSNPTKVKTSAKFL
- a CDS encoding Ig-like domain-containing protein, coding for MRKSASSKGEVVKTKKGQALYIQKNSSGSWVYCKDSSGKAGYVPVKHINKTKDSSVYMTCKTTDNVNLRKGAGTSYGVITVVPSGTTMNMSDNGNSSWSKVSYNGSTGYLSKSYISIYFKTTKTSPTPPSTGGVTKGPLTLKSTSASVYKGSYYGIQYSNTSSSKVKWTSSNSKVATVDDEGILYGKANGSTTVKASVGANSLSCSVNVRTKNNSVNISNKKYNITKGKSVYLTSSSSGASWSSSDNSVATVTNYGLVTTKKAGKAVVYCKTSYGWASCLFDVKGAEAVKFTYANPNSAPKNSTVTFVAITDKSRSAVKFDITIGSKNIL